A single Marinitoga aeolica DNA region contains:
- a CDS encoding ABC transporter ATP-binding protein, translated as MEKIIEIKNLTKIYKNGIKALKNINLTINRGEKVTIFGSNGAGKTTLIKTIGMFIIPDDGEIKIKEYDIKKESKQIKKLISIATSNERSFYYRLNLEENLNFFGMLNNLTGKELKKKVEKGLKEMGLYENRKIKYMEASTGMKRRLNLARALIKEAEIYLLDEPTNGVDIETKMKIYEIMEELSKNGKTIILASHDVSEIEKTDRIVVLKKGEITADIKTEELLEKTTRKNEERLLELIK; from the coding sequence ATGGAAAAAATAATAGAAATAAAAAATCTGACAAAGATATACAAAAATGGGATAAAAGCATTAAAAAACATAAATCTTACAATAAACAGAGGAGAAAAAGTAACAATATTCGGCTCAAATGGAGCAGGAAAAACAACATTAATAAAAACAATAGGGATGTTTATAATACCAGATGACGGTGAAATAAAAATAAAAGAATATGACATAAAAAAAGAATCAAAACAAATAAAAAAATTAATATCAATAGCAACATCAAATGAAAGGTCATTTTACTATAGATTGAATTTAGAAGAAAATTTAAATTTTTTTGGAATGTTAAATAATCTAACAGGAAAAGAATTAAAAAAGAAAGTAGAAAAGGGATTAAAAGAGATGGGGTTATATGAAAACAGAAAAATCAAATATATGGAAGCATCAACAGGAATGAAAAGAAGATTAAATTTAGCAAGAGCATTAATAAAAGAAGCGGAAATATATTTATTAGATGAACCGACAAATGGAGTGGATATAGAAACAAAGATGAAAATATATGAAATAATGGAAGAATTATCCAAAAATGGAAAAACAATAATATTAGCAAGTCATGATGTAAGTGAAATAGAGAAAACCGATAGAATAGTGGTATTAAAAAAAGGAGAAATAACAGCAGACATAAAAACAGAAGAATTACTGGAAAAAACAACGAGAAAAAATGAAGAACGGTTGTTGGAATTAATAAAATGA
- a CDS encoding WD40 repeat domain-containing protein has translation MKYLRILFLLIIIIFSNIIYGIVKIDKNKLHSLYEYAQKYYAKYETKNLEIYFEKNSPFRKHIVIYAKLFQDEVDYFIKAFEEKEIPEKIIIVIINSDLDKLAFSNENASFTTAIKDKDKIKTFIFSSWWSIPHEIVHGLCGILWGKSGVPFVDEAFASWFRWYDNPYIINSYNKTIKKIIIDSDEFKDLTFNEKFKRIFFNFRNGYTFGISFFDFIRKKYGYSELKKLYQGSAIFSEKMLEEKLKVYAQNWFKWLEESDFEGNYYYVLISKYYNHNLVNNLEKNLYSIKNITNDFYFDSQLNALIFNFDYSTRTGFIYYLNNESIEVYNSMPLAISKNYIVKFEEYNSFYILDKNNTNKKIKLNINYKYIIPFIFISENEKKLIVVNGEKVNEINEYSIDTGKHIKTMNYNKYISTINEIDGNIIYGTTDGNIIMENKITKISNEPIRKIVETEKYIIILSGMDELSILEKNTLKIIKNINNNEYIHDISINKKIQALYILYEKGIIQKINLKDFKIEYEKNAGFDPLKNKVILTDKYFIKSDEDYINFYLLEEGKKENEIKYEQIKLKKYKECEENIMYYEYQNGYEIIENEYAELTIKKEDQTILKKELEDYLSKVKIVKDKLFISCENGVIEIYDLKTGELLYKDKKIQKIADFDGKYIYYGNKNNEIVKYDYKNKKELKKYKGHYGIIQAINLTKDNKYIISYNGLSGSINSNPGNRILIHTLGKEAYIRSITILNPIKKTIILKDGYQLLIEDTKSNIFIYNILNGKLENIIMHPLKNIKALDINENKLIITDGEKIMIYNITTGEIEKALITKEFINNMKYIEDNKIAIIVDNIIYINEGNK, from the coding sequence TTGAAATACTTAAGAATTTTATTTTTATTGATTATAATCATATTTAGTAATATAATATATGGAATTGTAAAAATCGATAAAAATAAATTACATTCGTTATACGAATATGCACAAAAATATTATGCAAAATATGAAACCAAGAATTTAGAGATTTATTTTGAAAAAAATTCTCCATTTAGAAAACATATTGTTATTTATGCAAAACTATTTCAGGATGAGGTGGATTATTTTATTAAAGCTTTTGAAGAAAAAGAAATCCCAGAAAAAATTATTATTGTCATCATTAATAGTGATTTAGACAAATTGGCATTTTCTAATGAGAATGCATCATTTACTACAGCAATAAAGGATAAAGATAAAATTAAAACCTTTATTTTTTCATCATGGTGGTCTATTCCACACGAAATAGTTCATGGTTTATGTGGTATATTATGGGGCAAAAGCGGAGTTCCCTTTGTAGATGAAGCTTTTGCAAGCTGGTTTAGATGGTATGATAATCCGTATATTATAAATAGTTATAATAAAACAATAAAAAAAATAATAATAGATTCTGATGAATTTAAAGATTTGACATTTAATGAGAAGTTTAAAAGGATTTTCTTTAATTTTAGGAATGGTTATACTTTTGGTATTTCATTTTTTGATTTTATTAGAAAAAAATATGGTTATAGTGAACTAAAAAAATTATATCAGGGATCAGCAATTTTTTCAGAAAAAATGCTGGAGGAAAAATTAAAGGTATATGCTCAAAACTGGTTTAAATGGCTTGAAGAATCAGATTTTGAAGGTAATTATTACTATGTATTGATTTCTAAGTACTATAACCATAATTTAGTAAATAATCTGGAAAAAAATTTATATTCGATAAAAAATATTACAAATGATTTTTATTTTGACTCACAGCTTAATGCATTAATTTTTAATTTTGATTATTCCACAAGAACTGGTTTCATATATTATTTAAATAATGAAAGCATAGAGGTTTATAATTCAATGCCTTTAGCTATTTCTAAAAATTATATAGTAAAATTTGAAGAGTATAATTCATTTTATATTTTAGATAAAAATAACACTAATAAAAAGATAAAATTAAATATAAATTATAAATATATAATTCCATTTATATTTATATCAGAAAATGAAAAAAAATTAATAGTAGTAAACGGAGAAAAAGTAAATGAAATTAATGAATACAGTATTGATACCGGCAAGCACATAAAAACAATGAATTATAATAAATATATATCTACAATAAACGAAATAGATGGAAATATAATATATGGAACAACAGATGGAAATATAATAATGGAAAATAAAATTACAAAAATATCAAATGAGCCTATCAGAAAAATTGTTGAAACGGAAAAATACATAATAATACTTTCTGGAATGGATGAATTAAGTATATTGGAAAAAAATACTTTAAAAATTATAAAAAATATTAATAATAATGAATATATACATGATATATCAATAAACAAGAAAATACAGGCATTATATATATTATATGAAAAAGGAATAATTCAAAAAATAAATTTAAAAGATTTTAAAATAGAATATGAAAAGAATGCAGGATTTGATCCTTTAAAAAATAAGGTAATATTAACAGATAAATACTTCATAAAAAGTGATGAAGATTATATAAACTTTTATCTTTTGGAAGAAGGAAAAAAAGAGAATGAAATAAAATATGAGCAAATAAAATTGAAAAAATATAAAGAATGTGAAGAAAATATAATGTATTATGAATATCAAAATGGATATGAAATAATAGAAAATGAATATGCAGAATTAACAATAAAAAAAGAAGATCAAACAATTTTAAAAAAAGAATTAGAAGATTATTTATCAAAAGTAAAAATAGTAAAAGATAAGTTATTTATCTCATGTGAAAATGGAGTAATTGAAATCTATGATCTAAAAACTGGAGAATTATTATATAAAGATAAAAAAATACAAAAAATAGCTGATTTTGATGGAAAATATATATATTATGGGAATAAAAATAATGAAATAGTAAAATATGATTATAAAAATAAAAAAGAATTAAAAAAGTATAAAGGACATTATGGAATAATACAGGCAATAAATTTAACCAAAGATAACAAATACATAATATCGTATAATGGGTTAAGTGGAAGTATAAACTCAAATCCTGGAAATAGAATATTGATACATACTTTAGGAAAAGAGGCATATATAAGATCAATAACAATATTAAATCCTATCAAAAAAACAATCATTTTAAAAGATGGTTATCAACTATTAATTGAAGATACAAAATCAAATATATTTATATACAATATTTTAAATGGTAAATTAGAAAATATAATAATGCATCCATTAAAAAATATAAAAGCATTAGATATAAATGAAAATAAATTGATAATAACAGATGGAGAAAAAATAATGATATATAATATAACAACTGGTGAAATAGAAAAAGCATTAATTACAAAAGAATTTATAAACAACATGAAATATATAGAAGATAATAAAATAGCAATTATTGTAGATAATATAATTTACATTAATGAGGGAAATAAATGA
- the atpD gene encoding F0F1 ATP synthase subunit beta, which produces MEKNIGKLVSIIGPVVDVKFESGKLPEVYNALEVINPYTNKKLVLEVEQLIGDNTVRCVALDSTDGLKRGLDVVDTGAPIKVPVGDVTLGRMFNLLGDPIDERGEVEAKDYWPIHREPPSIKDQSTDIEILETGIKVIDLLAPFPKGGKIGFFGGAGVGKTVLVMELIRNIAIEHKGLSLFAGVGERTREGNDLWLEMQESGVLPNTALVFGQMNEPPGARFRIALTALTMAEYFRDVQKKDVLLFIDNIFRFVQAGSEVSALLGRMPSAVGYQPTLATDVGQLQERITSTKDGSITSVQAVYVPADDITDPAPATTFSHLEATIVLSRQIAELGLYPAVDPLDSTSKVLDPAVLGEEHYQVARGVQQVLQRYKDLQDIIAILGIEELSEEDKLTVQRARKIQRFLTQPFFVAEKFSGIEGQYVKIEDTVRGFKEILEGKYDHIPEQAFYMVGTIEQAIEKAKSMGIKV; this is translated from the coding sequence GTGGAAAAAAATATTGGAAAATTAGTAAGTATAATAGGCCCCGTTGTGGATGTTAAATTTGAATCAGGAAAGTTGCCGGAAGTATATAATGCTCTTGAAGTAATTAATCCATATACAAATAAAAAATTAGTATTGGAAGTTGAACAATTAATAGGAGATAACACAGTTAGATGTGTTGCCCTTGATTCAACAGATGGATTAAAAAGAGGCCTTGACGTTGTAGATACTGGTGCCCCTATCAAGGTGCCTGTAGGTGATGTAACATTAGGAAGAATGTTTAATCTTTTAGGTGATCCAATAGATGAAAGAGGCGAAGTAGAAGCGAAAGATTATTGGCCTATTCATAGAGAACCACCATCAATAAAGGATCAATCAACAGATATTGAAATATTAGAAACAGGTATTAAGGTTATTGACCTATTAGCGCCATTCCCCAAAGGAGGTAAAATAGGGTTCTTTGGTGGTGCTGGTGTTGGTAAGACTGTTCTTGTTATGGAACTTATAAGGAATATTGCAATTGAACATAAAGGGTTATCATTATTTGCTGGCGTTGGTGAAAGAACCAGAGAAGGTAATGATTTATGGTTAGAAATGCAGGAATCAGGAGTTTTACCCAATACAGCCTTAGTTTTTGGTCAGATGAACGAACCACCAGGAGCAAGGTTTAGAATTGCATTAACAGCATTAACAATGGCTGAATATTTTAGGGATGTTCAAAAGAAAGATGTATTATTGTTTATAGATAATATCTTTAGATTTGTTCAAGCTGGTTCAGAAGTTTCCGCATTGTTAGGGCGTATGCCATCTGCAGTTGGTTATCAGCCAACATTAGCTACAGATGTTGGACAATTGCAAGAAAGAATTACATCCACAAAAGATGGATCTATAACCTCTGTTCAAGCAGTTTACGTTCCAGCTGATGACATTACAGACCCTGCTCCAGCAACAACATTCTCACATTTAGAAGCAACAATAGTTCTTTCAAGGCAAATAGCAGAATTAGGGTTATATCCAGCAGTTGATCCATTAGACTCAACTTCAAAGGTATTGGATCCAGCAGTTTTAGGTGAAGAACATTATCAGGTAGCTCGTGGAGTGCAACAGGTATTACAAAGATATAAAGATTTACAGGATATTATTGCTATTCTTGGTATTGAAGAATTATCAGAAGAGGATAAATTAACAGTTCAAAGAGCTAGAAAAATACAAAGGTTCTTAACACAACCATTCTTTGTTGCAGAGAAATTTTCCGGTATTGAAGGACAATATGTTAAAATTGAAGATACAGTAAGAGGATTTAAAGAGATTTTAGAAGGTAAATATGATCATATACCAGAGCAAGCATTTTATATGGTTGGAACAATAGAACAAGCAATAGAAAAGGCAAAAAGTATGGGAATTAAAGTATAA
- a CDS encoding ABC transporter permease, protein MKKIKKFLYFLGRDILIWKSYKTQAVLGILSGFLGLLQFGFMGRFIAQGNYFPMIEQYGGNILAYFISGSVFMSYTTLSLTTFKSVIRQEQVMGTIEYLLLSETPLWEVFIYTIFSKLIFTILNTGIVFVFLIYTFNVEIKMNIISSIILLIITMISLSGIGLLSAGFIVITKKGDPVSWVYSFLTGMFSGIYYPVEILPKWLRGISYILPTTYAMDGLRKTLINGYTLYQIKEDIIILIIMTIIILPIGMYWFKNSFDKARKYGTISQY, encoded by the coding sequence ATGAAAAAAATAAAAAAATTTTTGTATTTTTTAGGTAGAGATATACTCATATGGAAAAGTTATAAAACACAAGCAGTACTGGGAATACTCAGTGGATTTTTAGGATTATTACAATTTGGATTCATGGGAAGGTTCATAGCTCAGGGTAATTACTTTCCAATGATTGAACAATATGGGGGAAATATTCTTGCATATTTCATATCTGGAAGCGTATTTATGAGTTATACTACTCTCTCTCTAACAACATTTAAAAGTGTAATAAGACAGGAGCAGGTAATGGGAACAATAGAATACCTGCTTCTGTCTGAAACACCATTATGGGAAGTGTTTATATACACTATATTCTCAAAATTGATATTTACAATATTAAACACAGGAATTGTATTTGTATTTTTAATATATACATTTAATGTAGAAATAAAAATGAATATAATATCTTCAATAATATTATTAATAATAACAATGATAAGTTTAAGTGGAATAGGATTATTAAGTGCAGGATTTATTGTAATAACAAAAAAAGGTGATCCTGTGAGCTGGGTATATTCATTCTTAACAGGAATGTTTTCTGGTATATATTATCCAGTAGAAATATTACCAAAATGGTTAAGAGGTATATCTTATATATTACCAACAACATATGCAATGGATGGATTGAGAAAAACATTAATAAATGGATATACTTTATACCAAATAAAAGAGGATATAATAATATTGATTATAATGACAATAATAATATTACCAATAGGAATGTACTGGTTTAAAAACAGTTTTGATAAAGCAAGAAAATATGGCACAATATCGCAATATTAG
- the atpC gene encoding ATP synthase F1 subunit epsilon, translating into MFDLKIVTPRGIKAEMKANYVEFTTVEGGMGVLTNRLPIVAKLKVSPLKVKTEDEKEELFAIHGGIMEMDGKEMVILTTAAEKPEEIDVETAMKSIEAAKAKLSHAANTAEKAKAQAEIEKNMVRISIVKK; encoded by the coding sequence ATGTTTGATTTAAAAATTGTAACCCCCAGAGGAATCAAAGCAGAAATGAAAGCAAATTATGTCGAATTTACTACAGTAGAAGGTGGAATGGGTGTTTTAACGAATAGATTGCCCATAGTTGCTAAGCTTAAGGTTTCACCTTTAAAGGTAAAAACAGAAGATGAAAAAGAGGAATTGTTTGCCATTCATGGTGGTATAATGGAAATGGATGGAAAGGAAATGGTGATTTTAACGACAGCTGCTGAAAAGCCAGAGGAGATAGATGTAGAAACAGCTATGAAATCAATAGAAGCTGCTAAAGCTAAATTGAGTCATGCGGCAAATACAGCAGAAAAAGCAAAAGCTCAGGCAGAAATAGAGAAAAATATGGTAAGAATTTCAATAGTAAAAAAATAA
- a CDS encoding WD40 repeat domain-containing protein — MIKKNILLLMFIFLISLSFSIKLDEKKINSAYEYAIKNYAKYNTKNLEIYFEKNANFSPYIVKIALYYQNEINNLIKIFKIKIFNKKIPVILFDTRKEIVGLSEYQVGGFWNNKVVFGTPVNLKHEIVHAIDFYTFKGENPFFKEGLANWFKYINDGLDLGSKYHFYVKYMIKYSQEYRNLNYEELYKKIFLNWKNGYTFGASFIGFFIEEYGINRFKNFYINLNSWNKRQLKENIIPYMINWIKWLKDENNTFNYSENFIKLCNKEENKNINLKKFTSIKNIYYNDFYYTSNNRIILNKNINGNLYSYTAVYDLDYKKVKLYKGTFVTDSKNYLLTINNIVNINFYNIQKKSILYKINTDLENISKAYISESERKIFLVNGKKIKEYKIENGEYIKTIDYDKYISTINEIDGNIIYGTTDGNIIMENKITKISNEPIRKIVETEKYIIILSGMDELSILEKNTLKIIKNINNNEYIHDISINKKIQALYILYEKGIIQKINLKDFKIEYEKNAGFDPLKNKVILTDKYFIKSDEDYINFYLLEEGKKENEIKYEQIKLKKYKECEENIMYYEYQNGYEIIENEYAELTIKKEDQTILKKELEDYLSKVKIVKDKLFISCENGVIEIYDLKTGELLYKDKKIQKIADFDGKYIYYGNKNNEIVKYDYKNKKELKKYKGHYGIIQAINLTKDNKYIISYNGLSGSINSNPGNRILIHTLGKEAYIRSITILNPIKKTIILKDGYQLLIEDTKSNIFIYNILNGKLENIIMHPLKNIKALDINENKLIITDGEKIMIYNITTGEIEKALITKEFINNMKYIEDNKIAIIVDNIIYINEGNK; from the coding sequence ATGATAAAAAAAAATATATTATTATTAATGTTTATTTTTCTTATAAGTTTAAGCTTTTCCATTAAACTGGATGAAAAAAAAATAAATTCAGCATATGAATATGCTATAAAAAATTATGCAAAATATAATACTAAAAATTTAGAAATATATTTTGAAAAAAATGCTAATTTTTCTCCATATATAGTTAAAATAGCATTATATTACCAAAATGAAATAAATAATTTAATAAAAATTTTTAAAATAAAAATATTCAATAAAAAAATTCCTGTAATTTTATTTGATACTAGAAAAGAAATAGTAGGATTATCAGAATATCAAGTTGGTGGTTTCTGGAATAATAAAGTAGTTTTTGGAACGCCTGTTAATTTAAAACATGAAATTGTACACGCTATTGATTTTTATACCTTTAAAGGAGAAAATCCATTTTTTAAAGAAGGACTAGCAAATTGGTTCAAATATATTAATGATGGTCTTGATCTAGGTTCAAAATATCATTTTTATGTTAAATATATGATTAAGTATTCTCAAGAATATAGGAATCTTAATTATGAAGAATTATATAAAAAAATATTTTTAAACTGGAAAAATGGATATACATTTGGAGCATCTTTTATAGGTTTTTTTATTGAAGAATATGGAATAAATAGATTTAAAAATTTTTATATAAATTTAAATAGTTGGAATAAACGTCAATTAAAAGAAAATATAATACCTTATATGATAAATTGGATTAAATGGTTAAAAGACGAAAATAACACTTTCAATTATTCAGAAAATTTTATTAAATTATGTAATAAAGAAGAAAATAAAAATATAAATTTAAAAAAATTTACATCAATAAAAAACATATATTATAATGATTTTTATTATACATCAAATAATAGAATAATATTAAATAAGAATATAAATGGAAATTTATATTCTTATACTGCTGTATATGATTTAGATTATAAAAAAGTGAAATTATACAAAGGAACTTTTGTAACAGACTCAAAAAATTATTTATTAACAATAAATAACATAGTTAATATAAATTTTTATAATATACAAAAAAAATCTATATTATATAAAATCAATACTGATTTAGAAAATATAAGTAAAGCTTATATCTCTGAAAGTGAAAGAAAAATCTTTTTAGTAAATGGGAAAAAAATTAAAGAATATAAAATAGAAAATGGCGAATACATAAAAACGATAGATTATGACAAATATATATCTACAATAAACGAAATAGATGGAAATATAATATATGGAACAACAGATGGAAATATAATAATGGAAAATAAAATTACAAAAATATCAAATGAGCCTATCAGAAAAATTGTTGAAACGGAAAAATACATAATAATACTTTCTGGAATGGATGAATTAAGTATATTGGAAAAAAATACTTTAAAAATTATAAAAAATATTAATAATAATGAATATATACATGATATATCAATAAACAAGAAAATACAGGCATTATATATATTATATGAAAAAGGAATAATTCAAAAAATAAATTTAAAAGATTTTAAAATAGAATATGAAAAGAATGCAGGATTTGATCCTTTAAAAAATAAGGTAATATTAACAGATAAATACTTCATAAAAAGTGATGAAGATTATATAAACTTTTATCTTTTGGAAGAAGGAAAAAAAGAGAATGAAATAAAATATGAGCAAATAAAATTGAAAAAATATAAAGAATGTGAAGAAAATATAATGTATTATGAATATCAAAATGGATATGAAATAATAGAAAATGAATATGCAGAATTAACAATAAAAAAAGAAGATCAAACAATTTTAAAAAAAGAATTAGAAGATTATTTATCAAAAGTAAAAATAGTAAAAGATAAGTTATTTATCTCATGTGAAAATGGAGTAATTGAAATCTATGATCTAAAAACTGGAGAATTATTATATAAAGATAAAAAAATACAAAAAATAGCTGATTTTGATGGAAAATATATATATTATGGGAATAAAAATAATGAAATAGTAAAATATGATTATAAAAATAAAAAAGAATTAAAAAAGTATAAAGGACATTATGGAATAATACAGGCAATAAATTTAACCAAAGATAACAAATACATAATATCGTATAATGGGTTAAGTGGAAGTATAAACTCAAATCCTGGAAATAGAATATTGATACATACTTTAGGAAAAGAGGCATATATAAGATCAATAACAATATTAAATCCTATCAAAAAAACAATCATTTTAAAAGATGGTTATCAACTATTAATTGAAGATACAAAATCAAATATATTTATATACAATATTTTAAATGGTAAATTAGAAAATATAATAATGCATCCATTAAAAAATATAAAAGCATTAGATATAAATGAAAATAAATTGATAATAACAGATGGAGAAAAAATAATGATATATAATATAACAACTGGTGAAATAGAAAAAGCATTAATTACAAAAGAATTTATAAACAACATGAAATATATAGAAGATAATAAAATAGCAATTATTGTAGATAATATAATTTACATTAATGAGGGAAATAAATGA
- a CDS encoding radical SAM/SPASM domain-containing protein — protein sequence MNYKDFHIFEKLNEKIIFFPESLSCYKLDENSYNILKNYKKRNIDLPTELKEFIENNRIKNSESINKEKIFYDNINFNTLVLNVVQECNMKCIYCFADNGTYGNTSIMKFETVKLALEKLYNNKFDQLSISFFGGEPLLNFKLIKEVVEYIEKNFDQKPSYNITTNGTLLNEETAKFLKKYNFKVMISIDGNEEENNLLRPLKNNENSFRKIVNGIKLLEKFEIDYYTRITVTKFNQEFDDFWKVYKFKNVVRAFVAPEDYTLLPDLKKYNKKIESYVSGKDNTISEIILSSIIVRKNRIKNKNQLKINCLGGVREISLSADGNLYMCHRATGIEKYYIGNIFKNTHDEIIKSAYNLFNKIMIGIENERCKKCWAKNLCGGGCHLKNDLQKGYPKEIKNYFCELIKLEYEWAMVLLSKEIANKETSNKVII from the coding sequence ATGAATTATAAAGATTTTCACATTTTTGAAAAATTAAATGAAAAAATTATTTTTTTCCCGGAAAGTTTATCCTGTTATAAGTTAGATGAAAATTCATATAATATTTTAAAAAATTATAAAAAAAGGAATATTGATTTACCAACAGAATTAAAAGAATTTATTGAAAATAACAGAATAAAAAATAGTGAATCTATTAATAAAGAAAAAATTTTTTATGATAATATTAATTTTAATACTTTGGTGTTAAATGTAGTACAAGAATGTAATATGAAATGTATTTACTGTTTTGCTGATAATGGTACATATGGAAATACATCTATAATGAAATTTGAAACTGTAAAATTAGCATTAGAAAAATTATACAATAATAAATTTGATCAATTATCCATCTCTTTTTTTGGCGGAGAGCCATTATTAAATTTTAAACTTATAAAAGAAGTTGTCGAATATATAGAAAAAAATTTTGATCAAAAGCCTTCTTATAATATAACAACAAACGGAACGTTGTTAAACGAAGAGACAGCAAAATTTTTAAAAAAATATAATTTTAAAGTAATGATAAGTATTGATGGAAATGAAGAGGAAAATAACCTATTAAGACCATTAAAAAATAACGAAAATTCATTTAGAAAAATTGTAAATGGAATAAAATTGTTAGAAAAATTTGAGATTGACTATTATACAAGAATAACAGTTACAAAATTTAATCAAGAATTTGATGATTTTTGGAAAGTATATAAATTTAAAAATGTGGTTCGTGCATTTGTAGCTCCAGAAGATTATACATTATTACCTGATTTAAAAAAATACAATAAAAAAATAGAATCATATGTTTCTGGAAAAGATAATACAATTTCAGAAATAATATTATCTTCAATAATAGTTAGAAAAAATAGAATTAAAAACAAGAATCAATTGAAGATAAACTGTTTAGGAGGCGTAAGAGAAATTTCGCTCTCCGCTGATGGAAATTTGTATATGTGTCATCGCGCAACAGGAATTGAAAAATACTATATAGGTAATATATTTAAAAATACACATGATGAAATAATAAAATCAGCATACAACTTATTTAATAAAATAATGATAGGAATTGAAAATGAAAGATGTAAAAAATGTTGGGCAAAAAATTTGTGTGGTGGGGGTTGCCATTTAAAAAATGATCTACAAAAAGGATATCCAAAAGAAATTAAAAATTATTTTTGTGAACTTATAAAATTAGAATATGAATGGGCAATGGTTTTATTATCAAAAGAAATAGCCAATAAAGAAACAAGCAACAAAGTTATCATTTGA